The segment GGTGGTGTTCTCCTTGCGCTCGAAGTCCTTCCACACGCGCTCGACCTGGGCTTGGGTGAGGCCCATCGCCTCAGCGGCCTCGCCGGCGCCCGTGTCGGGATCCTTCCAGGCGTAGTGGAGCAGGTCCATCGTCAGGAAGGGCAGGCTGTAGTAGAAGTCCTCCTGCGTGGTCTCCATCGAGTAGGTGTCCGTGGTCGGCGTGCGGCGGAGGATCTCCTCGGGCACCTGGAGCGCCCGCGCGAGCGCGTAGACCTGCGTCTTGTAGAGGTGCGCGATCGGCTTGAGGTCGGCGCCGCCGTCGCCCCACTTCACGAAGAAGCCCTGATCGTGCTCGTTCTTCTGGCCCGTGCCCACCACCGCGTAGTTCCGCTGCTCGGCGTGGTAGTAGACCATCAGCATGCGCACGCGCTGCTTCATGTTGCTGGCGGCGACGATCTGGAGGTACTCCTTGGGCGGGATGCGCTTGGTGTCGCGGCGGCCGTCGGGGTACTCGATGTTCATGCGGAAGATGTTGAGGCGATCCTGGTCCAGGATGTTCGCCGGCAGCACGATGTTGAACTTGCACGCCGGCGTGTAGTCGGGGAAGACGCGCCTGACCGCCTCGTCGCGGCGCGGGTAGCACTGGAGCCCCGTGAGCGCCGGCGTCAGGTTCTCGAGGATCAGCTCGAAGCCGTACTGCGCAGACAGCTGCTTGGCCAGCTCGTAGCTCACCGGGCTCGAGTCCTGCTCGGGCATCGCGATGCCGAGCACCCGCTCCGGACCCAGCGCCTTGCAGGCCAGCGCCACCACGGTGGAGCTGTCGATGCCGCCGCTCACGCCCAGGACGGCGCCCTGGCGACCGAGGCGGCGAACGATCTGCCGCTCCACTATCCGGGCAAGCTCGTCGGCAGTTCGCGGAGCATCGAGGGTGAGGATGTCCTTGTGGAAGCGGGCCATGGCGTCTCCTTGCGGGGGCCGGGGGGAAGGCGGGGCGGCGGCCCCGAGGTCTGGCTAGTAGAGTCTCAGCGCGAGAAATTGCAGGCGGCCGGGCGCGATGTCAACCTCGGCCTCGGCGCCGCCGCCCGTGCCCTGGACGCGGATGCGCTGAGGCCCGGCGGGCAGGGCGAGGCGGGCCACGGCCACGTGGGCGGGCAGGCTGCTCCAGGCGCGGGTGTCGGCCACCTCCGTCACGCTGCCGAGCAGGTTGGTCAGGAAGCCCGCGCCCTTGCCGTGCTCCTCCTCCATCTTCTTGGTGGACCAGTACTTTAGCAAGCCCCGGGCGACGGTGCGGATCACGACGGCCGCGTAGCGGTCCTCCAGGCACTGGTGGCTGAGAGCGCCCAGGTTGGCGGCTGGGGCAAGCGCGCCGCCGGCGGCGCCGGCCGACCAGCGCAGCTCCGGCGCCGGCGCGCCGGGCGCCACGGCCGGCAATGCGATGCTCAGCCAGTAGGCCAGCTCCTGCTCGCGGATGTCGCCGGCGCGCCAGCGACCGTAGGAATCGCCGGCAATGTGGAAGGCGCTCTCCGCGTTGTCGTCGCCTTCCGCCTGGGTGAAGATGGGAAAGTCGATGCGCTCGGAGACCTTGCCCGGCACGAGGCCCGTCTCCACGAGCAGCACCAGTTCGCCCTCGCCCGGCGCCGGCCGCGGCACCGCAAGATCCGGGTAAGCCTCGCGGTAGCGGGCCAGCTCCTCGTCGAAGCCCAGGCGCTCGCCGGCGCGGAACAGATCGTGGAGCAGGCAGTCCGGCGGGCCGGCGACACCGTAGACCGCGTGGGCCTGGTAGAGCCGCTCGGCTTCGCGGTAGTTGATCCAGGCGTCGTTCAGCTCGCCGTCCATCTCGTAGAGCAGTCCGGCGAAGTACTGGAGGAAGGGATCGTTGCGGTACTTGGCCTCGTCCGGGCCCGTGGCGGCCATGCGATCGATCGTCTGCGTCGCAGCGCGCCCCTCGACCGCCGCCGACTGCGGCGCTCCGGCCGCCAGGTAGGCGAGCGCCCGGTAGTAGTGGATCCAGGCGCCCTCGAACAGCTCGCCCCGGTACTCCTGCAGCGTGTCGTTGATGAGGAGCCGCGCCAGCTCGCGCGAGAGGCTGCGCGTGTACAGCTCGTCGACGAGCTGCTCGGCAGCGGCGAGGCTCACCTGAGCGCCCTCGAGATCCCCGCTCAGGTACTGGAGCAGGCCCCTCTCCATGAGGTAGGGCAGGCTGCGCTCGTCCGCGTCGTAGAGGCCGTTCAGGGTGGCGAGGGCCGCGGCCGGCTGGCCGGCCGCCACCTCCGTGCGCAGGCGCTGCACCTTGCCCGCATAGCCGCTGCAGGACAGGAGCGGCAAGGCGCAGACGAGGAGCAGGGCCGGACCGAACCGGGCCCGCGGGCGGCGTTGCAGGCGCAGGAGCTTCATGGCGCGCCGGCTAGCCCTTGAACTTGCCCTTCTGCTTGACCTTGTGGATCTTCTGGTTGCCGATCCAGACCTTCTGGTTGGTCTGGATGTTCACCAGCTCGAGGTCCGTGGAAAAGAAGAAGGCCTCGGTGCCGCCCGCCGCGTCGCCCTGCTCGTTGATCGTGCCGATCAGCATGTAGTCGGCGCCCAGCTCCAGACCCATCTGCTTGACCGTCTCCGGGTCCGCGTTGACGCGCTGGTCCATGCGCTCGCCGCGGATCTCGTCGCGCTCGTCCGCGCTGGCCACCACGTCCACCATGCCGCTGACCACGCAGGCCCGCTCGAGGTCCTTGAGGAAGATGTCGGTGGCGACGTGCTCGCTGGTCTTGTTGCGGATACTGCCCACGATGATGACAGGGTTCTTGCCCGCCGCCATCGCGTGCTTGTTGAGCCAGGGCGAGGCGAGGCAGTCGGCGATCATCGCCTCGGAGACGCGGCGACTGTCGCCGGCGTTCCAGCCGCCCGAGAGGTCGACGTCCGTGTCCGTGTCGATGCGGGTCACCTGCGTCTTGGCGCAGCCGCCCAGCAGGGCGCCCATCGCCACGAGGATCAGAATGAGCAGGATGGGAGTGCGCTTCATGCCTTCATGCCTCCAGTCGATGGCCGCCGCGCGGCCGCTTCAGTCGATGTGCCAGGGTTCCTCGTGGGCGCCCGCGCGCCGGTTCGCCCAGCGGGCCGCAACGAAGAGAAGATCGGACAAACGGTTGAGATAGACGACGATGCCCTCGGAAACGTTTAGTCCCCCGCTCGCGAGGGCCACGACCCGCCGCTCGGCCCGCCGGCAGACCGTGCGGGCGAGCTGGAGGGAGGCGCCCTGCGGCGCGCCCCCGGAGAGGATGAACTGCCTGAGCGGCGGCAGGTCCGCTTCCAAACGGTCGATCCAGGCCTCGAGCTGGGCCGGGCCCGCAGGGTCGAGTGGAGGCAGGGAGGCGGCCCCCGGCTCCGGCGAAGCAAGATGGGAGCCGATCGTGAAGAGCTCGCGCTGGATCGAGCGCAGAAGGGGCGACAGCTCGCCCTCGCGGTCGAGGGCGTCGGCCAGGCCGAGCGCAGCACCCAGCTCGTCGACGCTGCCGTAGGCCTCGATGCGCGGGTCGTCCTTGGCCGTGCGCCGGCCCCCGATCAGGCCGGTCTCTCCCTTGTCACCGCCGCGAGTGTAGATCTTCATGCCGCCCAGGATGCCGCCTGCCCCCACGGGGGACAAGGGATTTCCTGGCGCCCCGCAGCGACTTGCAGCATGCTGGCCGGGCGCGCCGCGGCGCGTGGAGGCGCCCGAGAATGAGCAGCTTCAGCATCGGCTCCGCCGGGCCCTTCCCGCTCGGCCGCTTCGACGGCCTCGCCGCCCTGCCCGGTCTCGCCCACGGCGTGAGCACCCGCGAAGGGCCCGACCTCCGCGCGGCCACCGACTCGCCCGATCACGCCCTCGCCGCCCGCCAGCTCGCCGCGGCCCTCGGCCTGACCGGCGCCGCCTGGCTCCGCCAGGTTCACGGCGCGCGGGTGACGCGGGCCCGGGTGGCGGGCTTCCTCGGCGAAGGCGACGCCCTGATCAGCGCCCAGCCCGGTCTCGCCCTCATCGTGCGCAGCGCCGACTGCCCGCTGGTCCTCGCGGCGGCGCTGGACGGCCGCGGCCGACCCACCGCCGTCGGCGTGGCCCACGCCTCCTGGCGCAGCACGGTGGCGGGCATCGCGCCGCGCATGCTGCTCGCCCTCGCCCTGCTCGCGGGCCATTCGCCCGGGCGCCTGCGGGTGGCCCTCGCCCCCTCGGCCGGCCCTTGCTGCTACGAGGTGGGCCCCGAGGTGCGGGAGGCGGCCGTCGCCGAGCACGGCAGGGCGGCCGGCGCCTGGTTTCCCGAGCGCGGCGGCCGCCTGATCTTCGACCTCTGGCGCGCCAACGCCGAGCAGCTCGCGCTCGCCGGCCTTCCCCCTGGGCGCCTGGAGCTGGCCGGGGTCTGCACGATCTGCGAGGACGCCCATTTCCACTCCTGGCGCCGGGACGGGGCTGCCGCCGGGCGTTTCGCGGCAGTCATCGGCCTGCGCGCCTGAAGGTCGGCCGGCATTCTCGCTTGCGG is part of the bacterium genome and harbors:
- the nadE gene encoding NAD(+) synthase, which translates into the protein MARFHKDILTLDAPRTADELARIVERQIVRRLGRQGAVLGVSGGIDSSTVVALACKALGPERVLGIAMPEQDSSPVSYELAKQLSAQYGFELILENLTPALTGLQCYPRRDEAVRRVFPDYTPACKFNIVLPANILDQDRLNIFRMNIEYPDGRRDTKRIPPKEYLQIVAASNMKQRVRMLMVYYHAEQRNYAVVGTGQKNEHDQGFFVKWGDGGADLKPIAHLYKTQVYALARALQVPEEILRRTPTTDTYSMETTQEDFYYSLPFLTMDLLHYAWKDPDTGAGEAAEAMGLTQAQVERVWKDFERKENTTEYLRLMPLHWDD
- a CDS encoding penicillin-binding protein activator LpoB — translated: MGALLGGCAKTQVTRIDTDTDVDLSGGWNAGDSRRVSEAMIADCLASPWLNKHAMAAGKNPVIIVGSIRNKTSEHVATDIFLKDLERACVVSGMVDVVASADERDEIRGERMDQRVNADPETVKQMGLELGADYMLIGTINEQGDAAGGTEAFFFSTDLELVNIQTNQKVWIGNQKIHKVKQKGKFKG
- a CDS encoding cob(I)yrinic acid a,c-diamide adenosyltransferase, whose product is MKIYTRGGDKGETGLIGGRRTAKDDPRIEAYGSVDELGAALGLADALDREGELSPLLRSIQRELFTIGSHLASPEPGAASLPPLDPAGPAQLEAWIDRLEADLPPLRQFILSGGAPQGASLQLARTVCRRAERRVVALASGGLNVSEGIVVYLNRLSDLLFVAARWANRRAGAHEEPWHID
- a CDS encoding polyphenol oxidase family protein, giving the protein MSSFSIGSAGPFPLGRFDGLAALPGLAHGVSTREGPDLRAATDSPDHALAARQLAAALGLTGAAWLRQVHGARVTRARVAGFLGEGDALISAQPGLALIVRSADCPLVLAAALDGRGRPTAVGVAHASWRSTVAGIAPRMLLALALLAGHSPGRLRVALAPSAGPCCYEVGPEVREAAVAEHGRAAGAWFPERGGRLIFDLWRANAEQLALAGLPPGRLELAGVCTICEDAHFHSWRRDGAAAGRFAAVIGLRA